The sequence tttattagttttgacaatgtagaattccatcagatcctaccagatcagcaggacttaacacaattcaagactggatctgccaacagtgtgatgaattcatgattgtttttatcatatactgtattgtcctaaatcaagatgtcagtttcatcacttatatatatatatagtcatgcgagatatcatgttattcttttattttaaggagtgctttattttaaataggtttgcatcatgcagtaaagtaaattatatcttaatcacatgcagtaaagctaaattgatcttagctctagagaatagaatagctataatcagatcaacttaccctgccattcactagaattgacacatataaattcagctcctttccttccactgctatatggaacaacttgcaaccagagacttttgaagcttcatctatcaccgtgtttaacaaccttcttataaatTAACTATAAAATcgtaattagttagctgtagctatatatttgatttgtatattgcatttatactcgctatgcgaggtcttgcaattatataatagtaataaaatatatgattgctctattgagtatctcgatcttcactgaacagaaagactagctcctcccccctccctcttccccgaacagaaatgaaagcagagtgccatcaggcgtagtcaataggtacggcagtgtaaaaaccttctgcttaatattatacgcataccaggttagctatactcagatggtacgattttccgtaccatacgcgtatggttgtaccgtacgcgtatacgcatatggtatgtaccatacgcgtacggtacaaaatacgcatatggtacagAACAGGAGCACTCTTGGGGAAGGGTGTAATTGACTGCTGGAACAGTTTACCTGAGATCACCAAGAGGAAGTTGTCTctgctattaattttattaataatGATACACGGAAAATGGCTAGCTAATTACGTAACAATCGTGATACTATTATTACACAAGCAAGCCACGAAGTTAACTGATTTTTGATTTTTGGCGGCAAAGTTTAAAGATTTCATTTTCATTGACAGTTTGTTGTAGAAAGTTGACTACGtaccttatagctagctagtcttATGGCTAAACGTGGAAACAGCCAGTTTGCTATTGTTCTGTGGATTGATGATGGGCAGGTTGGAGTGATGCCGATCTCCGCAACTGTGAAGGGCTATCAACCTGATGTTGGAGCTACTGTCAAGATGAGATGGAGGGGGAAGACTCCGTACGACGTGGAAATCCTAAAAATATCAGGTATATAGTTAAGGAATTACaattgctatagctacagtatagctaGTTACAATATAGCCAGATACGTAGACTGATGCTTGTCGGCAATGCTCCATGCCCACAGCTACATATAGATTAGCCTGTACAATTATATGTTTTTCGGCGATATACTTATAGAGGATCGGCCTAACTTGAACAAGCTCTGTGATGAGATGGTTAAAGGAAACATCACTGTTGAGGATATTCTAAGTGGCTGTGATTTTGCTGAATCAACAACAACTGAACCAGATACCACCTCGCCAATGCTAACTATAGGGAACCCCAGTCCTATACAGCAAAGCCGAACATTGAATCTGTAAGGCCGTACGTATACGTATAGTGTAATCATAGCATAGCATAGGCCATGCATATATAGactatagtagctatagctatacacactCAGGTTCTCGATGTATTTTAATGTAGCTACCACTGGAAAAGCCATCCAAGCCAAAGAAGAGCCTCACAGTACACAAGCAAAAAGCACAGCAGCAAGCCAAAGTAAAGAAATCGAAGAACGCTGCTACAGTAACGAATTCGAAGCAGAAAGTGAAGCCCATCAGTGACAAGAAGAAAAGTGCTCTCGCCAAAGTAGCTGCAGCTAAAGAACGAGCTAGCAATATGTTTGCTTTTATACAACTACCACAGCGACCAAAGCTACCAAGCATCACCAGTAGTGACGAAGAAGATGAGGCCACCCATGGCCATGTACCTGTAGAGAGTCGTTCTACCGAAAAATTATATTCTTCTCTTCCGCGAAGAAAATCGAGTGTTGATGTCGTATTAAGTGGCAGTGATGACAGTGATAGTCATGAGGCTTATTTAAGTCCTCCTTCAACAAAGAAAACTAAAATTGTAAGCAGCCAGCCACCCTATAGGCCCTGTCGTGTAAATTGCtgtacctagctagctatagctacgcaCGTATAcaggtatagctatacatacatgttACGTATGTAGGAAAATCCGAGGAACTCGCTGAGGAGACAACACCCTGCACCTGCAACGGATAATCAAGCACTGTTAGATGTATTGAAGAACCAACAGTCGATGATCAAGTCTTTACAACAGCAGATCAAGCTAATCACATGTAAGTAAAACAAATACCGTGCTAAATTTAAGTAACTATACTTGTTTACTATAATGTAATTAGCAAACGCCACAATGGTTTCAACGGGTTCTCCTACATGCCAAAGTCCAAGGGAGACCATTGCTAATCTCACAGATTCTGACTTAGATTCTGGGAACAGCAGTTTTGCTGGATCACATGTACGTATGCAATATATAACTATAGTCTATATAGATAATAATTTTAGTTATGTTGCCTGCAGCATGTGCTGAAGTGTATATTGGTGCATATGTATCATGGCCCCTTTATTTAAAGGCATGTGGAATTTAATTAAGGATTGGTGCAGTACATATTTTCTAAACCACACATTGGTTCCCATACAAATTCATATAACTTTTAAAGAGTCTTGCAGGTGCACAGTCCTTTGGATTGAAATGAAATTTGGTTTACCATCTAGCTATAGAACTACAAATTGGCACAAACAGGGTGAAAAGTGTCCCAAAATGCTAAGCAGTGTTTATTGATCATTTCACTGAGTGCACCCATACAACTTATGAGCAATTAGGCTTTGATTGACCTTGTCAGTTATCCCTAAACCAGAACTCCATAGACTTGTGGCAAAGCATAGGCCAAATAATAAAGAAAGCAATCCATGTATCTACCTAAATACAAGGCAATAACATTCCATGGCTTCTGGTAAAGTGGTCTATACACTAACAGCTGCTGCATATATAAATGTATTGGTATATACAGTAGGCAACTAGCAAAAATATTTCCTTTTAGCGAAAATATTTCCTTTTGCTACATAATTGCATTGTAAGAATTTAAGTATACCTAGAGCCAAATTGTGTATGTGGTTTGTTGCATAATATGCTCACTGCCAATAGATTACTGGTGATGATGATGTATCAGATTTTTATAGAACTAGCACACCCACCAATAAGGTACCACAAACCTTGTTTAATTTGTACATATTGTTTTGAGTATTTTTTACACGGAAAGCTGTAGATCATTCAACAAATGCAAATATTCATATGGAAAacttatgtacagtatatgtgtaCACTACAGATTCAAGTCAACGTCGCACTCGCGAGTACTCGCATAACCTCATGTCGAGTGAACAAAGTTTGCTACGAATACAACGAGTATATACACtctagtctcatgtggccagacctCTTTATCCTGCCCACATACACAAAACGataaaaagcggtctggccacacgagactataCTTGAGCACTAGTACTCGAGTGCCCTCTAGCGAGCTGAACTGCATGGCGGACTCGCGAGCAAATGCGATGTTGACTTAAAtctgtactgtagctatagtaaACTAGGTAGCCTACACAATTGTGTATCCCTTACTGCATATGGCTAAATCATATGCAGGTAATGAAAAGAACAAGTGAGCACAGCTTATCAACACCGAAGGTATGTCAACTCTGTGGTTACCATATAGAAGGAAACTTTAGTGATTTTGTACAAATTTGCCATTACCACCAATTAATTCGTAGTACCTGAGATTATCATTTGTATAGCTGAAGGTTGAGCTAGTTGTTCGCTAAAATATACTCCcatcaaagtttccctctataatatatatatatatatatatatatatatatatgtataatatatacatgAAGTACTCATAGCCatcattacataataattttcATCATTTTCAAATTACTAATATAAACAAACATGTTGTTGATTAAGATATATGTACACCTGCATGTCTACACATCATAGTATGTACACCTGCATATACATTAATGTATTAACTTATACTATTGAACAATACAGGAAGTTCAGGATGAAACAGTAAAGGTACGTATTTAAAATGTACAACAACGACTATATATGGTTTGGTAGATGAAACCAGCGATGGTAGAGTTGGTGAAGGGGTATGGAGTCATGCTCACTAGACGACAACTGGATGAAGTGTGTGCTGCATCAACTGCCGGCCCTACGAAGATGATGCGGGCCTTGCTCAGTGTTTTCTTTAAGGAAGAAGTACTGGCTCGCTCCAGCTGTTACGGAACCACCAAAGCTGGAGCAAATAACAAAGGCAATCAGCCTCTTGATGGGGATATTGTTGCAGCCTGCATAAGTAAGTAAAAATTCATGTCATGATTATACATGCAATATTATTCTTTGTTTATATTATAGAATTTGTTCaggacaagtacacaaataccGAAAGAGCAGTTGGTAAAGCGGTATTGGTGGAGACCATTAATGATAAATGTGCACAAGTGCGCAGAAAACTCAAAAACAAAATCTAAAGACATGTCCCACAGTGATGTACTGTAACAGTATTTGCATTTTATAttgtatgtagttgtatataTGTTTTCTTTTGATTATACATTAAACACATGACGTTATGTGCAAACATGCATATAGCTGCATacgtgcatgtatgcatgtgcatggCAGTTATCTAgctatatagtatgtacaattCATGGACAACCATGCATGTAACAAACCTGTAACAATCCAAAAGGCATTACAATTCCACTGGTTTTACAAGGCTGTAACATAAATGTTACAACCATGTTGACACCTTGTCACATGCTTCTTACATGCTTGTAAGTGGGCTGTATATATAATGTTACAATGCTGCCACAACCTTGTTACATGCATGTTACACAAGGCTGTGACAACTATGTAACAACCCTGAAATTTCTGTATGGGCAGCATCACCAAAGGTTCTTCACTATAAAACGGGCAGTGCTGAATGAGCACACCTGCATTCACATAGACTTCTCACCTCCTGGAATATAAATGCTAATGAtaaatacaaaaaaacaatagtgattactagtgtacataatacaagcagTACTGAGGAGTCCTCAGAGAAGTTGGGTCCTTAGTGGGGACCAACTTTTCTTGGAAAATATACCTCACAATATGTATTGGTACCTCCAAATCACATGCCAGCATCCAagacttgcatggccagaccacatACTCTCCATCACAATGCTTCACATGATGCCTAGCATTTAGTGCCTACTCTGAAAGACTGGTTAGCACAGGCCTGATGAATGCTGATTTTCACACTTCCAGCCACATAGTGACCTTTATAAAAACTAAACATTTTGCCTTCATGCAGAAGAAGCATACAAGCCTAACTGCTTGTATAGCCAGTAGTGATTGCTTCTTGGAAAAATGGTTTGTCTCCAGTTAGGTAATATAATAGTGCATTCATGGGGTAACCAATGAGCAGCCAGTCCAAGATGCTTTTAATCATAGACATTATGTGAAGTGATGATATAGAAGTGGTCTGACCATGCAAGAGGAAACGCCGTGACTTGAACGTGTAAACACAGGGAAGtaaataaaattccaagaatTGTTGGATCCCGCAGGTCCTTGGTCCCAGGGTTCAGCACATAATACACACCTCAGGTAGGGATAGTGCTGGTTTGTGATTAGTATCATCCATTACTGCTTATGTTAATATAACTGAAAGTAGTTACgtataaaaataacaatattaattttacaccaAAGTATATCTCCATGTACTGTATGACCACAAATCAATGTACAATTTTCTGTAAAACttttaatgcattacattttCTAAAGAGCCAGCACAGGCCCCTCATTTATTCTACAGTGTTATTGTTTTCTTCCTTTATTTTAAAGCCTAGTTGGTGCCCACCCCACTTTAGTTATCATTATACAGAGGTCGGTAACACTTTATAAGCCCTACTCAAAACTATTTTGTTAATTGCATAGTGTATCTGGAATTTTACCACATAAGCCACCTCAATAGTCAATACAACACTAGCTAGCAGGGGTTTGTTGTATTCAGATTGCGCTTTGTGTCAGCATTAAGTGATTTACTgtattttgttttgttaaaaCACTTATAGTTagttttccaaaaaaaaatctataaaATAGTGTTTCACTCGTAACATTGTAACACTAACTAGGTATACACTTTAAACAAGTGATCACACTTCACATCATCCACTCATTTTAGTTTGTCCCAGAAAACAACTATTTGTATTTTAACGGTCCTTAAATTGTTTCCTTCCTCTTTTGATCATACTactgacaatttttgtaaaaaaagcaCTGGATAGACAGTTGCTGGCACTGAAGTTACTTTTGTTAAAATTGTCTACAACTACAAACCTATATAGGCAATGCAAATAACCATCACTTAAATC comes from Dysidea avara chromosome 4, odDysAvar1.4, whole genome shotgun sequence and encodes:
- the LOC136252383 gene encoding uncharacterized protein, which encodes MFAFIQLPQRPKLPSITSSDEEDEATHGHVPVESRSTEKLYSSLPRRKSSVDVVLSGSDDSDSHEAYLSPPSTKKTKIENPRNSLRRQHPAPATDNQALLDVLKNQQSMIKSLQQQIKLITSNATMVSTGSPTCQSPRETIANLTDSDLDSGNSSFAGSHITGDDDVSDFYRTSTPTNKVMKRTSEHSLSTPKEVQDETVKMKPAMVELVKGYGVMLTRRQLDEVCAASTAGPTKMMRALLSVFFKEEVLARSSCYGTTKAGANNKGNQPLDGDIVAACIKFVQDKYTNTERAVGKAVLVETINDKCAQVRRKLKNKI